One window of Chamaesiphon minutus PCC 6605 genomic DNA carries:
- a CDS encoding DUF4912 domain-containing protein, giving the protein MTLRQLRRVASVCGVSRYSRMRKSQLLEEIQKIQSKSTQSPSTKLEAQLEVEAGKFELGVDVDLTAEELAAVDEGLGDLPGGYGDSRIVLLPRDPQWAYAYWDIPIEHKNELRYHGGQQLALRIYDVTDINLEHQSPHSIQEYPIDEMAREWYLPIPVSDRSYTIDIGYRCGDGRWLILARSASVNIPPVYPSDWIEDIFITVPWEEQLIGKTFVELVPPSHKAGDTSTSGTTNATGENAIYERIFGMADSVESLRIAGSLYGSMQQSPLESLSSFVFPSGAGMWALPTASGVNMSGVGMSGIGMDVGERQRQFWLIADAELIVYGATEPDATVSIGGRQIKLNPDGTFRFQMSFQDGNIDYPIVAVAKDGEQQRSVHMTFDRATPSRNTNTKEEAVPEKWF; this is encoded by the coding sequence ATGACTCTCAGACAGCTACGTCGCGTAGCTAGTGTCTGTGGAGTGTCCCGTTATAGCAGGATGCGGAAATCCCAACTCCTGGAAGAAATTCAAAAAATTCAGAGTAAATCTACTCAAAGTCCATCTACAAAACTGGAGGCTCAATTAGAAGTGGAAGCAGGCAAATTTGAACTTGGCGTCGATGTCGATCTCACTGCTGAGGAACTAGCAGCCGTAGACGAAGGGTTGGGCGATCTGCCCGGCGGTTATGGCGATAGTCGAATTGTCCTATTACCACGAGATCCGCAATGGGCTTATGCTTACTGGGATATCCCGATCGAGCATAAGAACGAACTGCGCTACCATGGCGGACAGCAATTAGCTCTACGGATCTATGATGTTACCGATATAAATTTGGAACACCAAAGTCCTCACAGCATCCAAGAATACCCGATCGATGAGATGGCTAGAGAATGGTACCTACCCATTCCCGTGAGCGATCGCTCTTACACGATCGACATCGGTTACCGTTGTGGCGACGGTCGTTGGTTGATATTAGCACGCTCGGCATCTGTGAATATTCCCCCTGTCTATCCTTCAGACTGGATTGAAGATATCTTCATCACCGTACCTTGGGAAGAACAACTCATCGGCAAGACTTTTGTCGAACTCGTACCTCCTAGCCACAAAGCGGGCGATACCAGCACCTCTGGTACGACGAATGCCACTGGTGAGAATGCCATCTACGAGCGCATCTTTGGCATGGCAGATTCGGTCGAATCCTTGCGAATTGCTGGTTCCCTATATGGTTCCATGCAACAATCGCCGCTTGAATCACTCAGTTCCTTTGTCTTCCCCTCGGGTGCTGGCATGTGGGCACTACCTACCGCTTCTGGCGTGAATATGTCGGGTGTGGGTATGTCTGGTATCGGTATGGATGTCGGCGAGCGTCAGCGTCAGTTCTGGCTGATTGCCGATGCTGAATTAATCGTCTACGGTGCTACCGAACCCGATGCGACAGTATCGATCGGCGGACGCCAAATCAAGCTCAATCCCGATGGTACATTCCGCTTCCAAATGTCCTTCCAGGATGGCAATATAGACTATCCGATCGTGGCTGTCGCTAAAGATGGCGAACAACAACGCTCGGTCCATATGACATTCGATCGAGCAACTCCTTCGCGGAATACCAATACCAAGGAAGAAGCGGTTCCTGAAAAATGGTTCTAA
- a CDS encoding Cof-type HAD-IIB family hydrolase: MSSLSTAEIKLLILDIDGTIAGKSNQVSTRVKQAIQAAQAKGVRVGIATGRMYKSAMRFHNDIGADMPLIAYQGAWIQDPATGKRYRHHPVPVAIARELIDYFEQPDLLDRLSVHVYRDDCLYVREINADTELYVGRSGIEVTAVKDLRTLLTDCPTKLLAMSEDTALIQDLLVDLRQRYAPSDLHVTTSVPIFLETTHSGANKGAAIDYLATSLLNITAENVLAIGDNYNDVEMLGYAGIGVAMGNAPSDVQSLADWVAPDIEADGVAATIEKFILNTRSI; the protein is encoded by the coding sequence ATGTCATCATTAAGTACTGCCGAAATTAAACTCCTAATCTTAGATATTGATGGCACGATCGCGGGAAAATCCAATCAGGTGAGTACCAGAGTCAAACAAGCTATTCAAGCCGCTCAAGCCAAAGGCGTCCGCGTGGGGATTGCGACTGGAAGAATGTATAAATCTGCAATGCGGTTTCATAATGACATCGGCGCAGACATGCCCCTGATTGCTTACCAAGGTGCGTGGATTCAAGATCCGGCAACGGGAAAGCGGTATCGACACCATCCAGTACCCGTTGCCATTGCTCGCGAATTAATCGATTACTTCGAGCAGCCCGACTTGCTCGATCGATTATCAGTCCATGTCTATCGCGACGATTGCTTATATGTCCGCGAGATTAACGCCGATACTGAGTTATATGTCGGACGCAGTGGCATTGAAGTCACCGCAGTCAAAGATTTGCGGACGCTGTTAACCGATTGTCCTACTAAACTTCTGGCGATGTCCGAAGATACGGCTCTAATTCAAGATTTACTGGTCGATCTGCGCCAACGCTATGCCCCGTCAGATTTGCACGTCACTACCTCCGTGCCGATCTTCCTCGAAACTACTCACTCTGGTGCCAACAAAGGTGCCGCGATCGATTATCTGGCTACCAGTTTGCTAAATATTACCGCCGAGAATGTCCTGGCGATCGGTGATAACTATAATGATGTCGAAATGCTCGGTTATGCTGGCATTGGTGTCGCCATGGGGAATGCCCCTAGTGATGTTCAGTCTCTCGCCGACTGGGTTGCTCCCGATATCGAAGCCGATGGTGTTGCCGCAACCATTGAAAAATTTATTCTCAACACTCGATCTATCTAA
- a CDS encoding site-2 protease family protein — MWLSFLFILILSGILTYIILRQTVSKLTAVPLWILWAILMLPPLLTGATVTWSKQIPPLPVAIVVCSICWLVYWRLLDWDRTKPRTLAKPPDPKIICEATSSEHPATTGTIEPALTALPESEPSEENRPIRPIEAEEEATLRTCFAWNIFFLEKIEYRPQAVLCRGKLRTDADNAYATIVRNITDLFGDRFFILFQYSLSTGKPFFALVPRPEHTQITRSRRYIDYTIALLLLLLTLVPTTYFGAALAGLPKGDFGQIVRAGWPYAASIIFMLGIRDIGRYLVAKFYKIDSTLPYFIPLPFLPGTYGCLVQMRSPIPDRKAVFDLGFIASMLGLITSIPLLLWGLSQSQTVPLDVKSTLFNFHSFNPRFSLLMTLLSKLALGSRFVAERAIDLNGVAIAAYISLLIITINLMPLRRLDGGYIVHAMFGQKPSAIVSQLSKIILVILGIIRLRASEAGNTDLLFLAIVISLIPAIDEPALNDVSDLNNWRDALGVFILGILVLTLIPVPAVLMQWLDI, encoded by the coding sequence ATGTGGTTGTCTTTCCTATTCATCTTAATCTTATCGGGCATTCTGACATACATTATTCTGCGGCAAACTGTTAGCAAGTTGACCGCAGTACCATTATGGATCTTGTGGGCGATATTAATGCTGCCGCCGCTGCTGACTGGAGCGACAGTCACTTGGAGCAAGCAAATCCCGCCTTTACCCGTAGCAATTGTCGTTTGCTCGATTTGCTGGTTGGTATATTGGCGACTACTAGATTGGGATCGAACCAAACCACGCACATTGGCGAAGCCTCCCGATCCTAAAATTATTTGCGAAGCCACTAGCAGCGAGCATCCTGCCACCACTGGTACGATAGAGCCAGCATTGACAGCCTTGCCAGAGTCAGAGCCAAGCGAGGAAAATCGACCCATCAGACCGATCGAAGCCGAAGAAGAAGCGACGTTAAGAACTTGCTTTGCGTGGAATATCTTTTTTCTTGAAAAAATCGAATACCGTCCGCAAGCCGTATTGTGTCGCGGCAAATTACGTACCGATGCCGATAACGCCTATGCGACGATCGTCCGCAACATTACAGACTTATTTGGCGATCGCTTCTTTATTTTATTTCAGTACAGCTTATCGACGGGCAAACCGTTTTTCGCTCTCGTCCCGCGTCCAGAACATACCCAAATTACTCGATCTCGTCGCTACATTGATTATACGATCGCCCTATTGCTACTGTTGCTAACACTCGTACCTACGACCTATTTTGGGGCAGCCTTAGCTGGATTGCCCAAGGGCGATTTCGGTCAGATTGTCAGAGCTGGATGGCCTTATGCGGCTAGTATTATTTTTATGTTAGGCATTCGCGACATTGGCCGATATCTGGTCGCGAAGTTTTACAAAATCGATTCTACTCTACCATACTTTATTCCACTACCTTTTCTGCCCGGTACTTACGGCTGCCTGGTGCAAATGCGATCGCCAATTCCCGATCGCAAAGCAGTCTTCGATTTGGGCTTTATCGCTTCAATGTTAGGTTTGATTACATCGATTCCGCTCTTACTATGGGGACTGAGCCAATCTCAAACCGTCCCCCTCGATGTCAAATCGACCTTATTTAACTTCCACTCTTTCAATCCCCGCTTTTCGCTATTAATGACGCTGTTGAGTAAGTTAGCTTTAGGCAGTCGATTTGTCGCCGAACGCGCGATCGATTTAAATGGTGTCGCGATCGCTGCTTATATCAGTTTGCTAATTATTACGATCAATTTGATGCCGTTGCGCCGACTCGATGGCGGTTATATCGTTCATGCTATGTTCGGGCAAAAGCCAAGTGCGATCGTCTCGCAGCTCAGTAAAATCATTTTAGTAATTCTGGGCATTATTCGATTGAGAGCTTCTGAAGCTGGTAATACCGATTTACTATTTCTGGCGATCGTGATTTCTCTAATTCCCGCGATCGACGAACCTGCACTCAATGATGTTTCCGATCTCAATAACTGGCGCGATGCTCTGGGTGTATTTATTTTAGGAATTTTAGTCTTGACGTTAATTCCAGTACCAGCAGTTTTAATGCAGTGGTTGGATATTTAG
- a CDS encoding ABC transporter ATP-binding protein, with product MTNVTESRSRIIKSSPPDNDWRLLLRLVPYARRSGKLFLISFGLLIPLAISNAIQPLIIGQAISKIRNEKTWDFVNNLSMLDGLNLLTLLLMATVVVRLILTAIQGYTVQRIGQKITADIRNDLFDRVTSLAVRFFDRTPVGKLITRLTNDVEALGDVFTTGAIGIISDLFSIVVMLYYMFTLQWQIAVMLLIMLVPVGAVVIYFQQEYRKANYRGREELSQLNSMVQENVVGINVVQLFRREKYNAELFRTVRDRYIREIDKTNFHDSAVSATLEWISLVAIAAVLWLGGLMVLNKTLDFGTLSAFILYAQRLFEPLRQFAEKFTAIQSGFTAVERINDILDEPIEIQDIAEAQSLHLTHVDSASQGEIRFEHVWFAYKDDEYVIRDLDFTIKPGEKIALVGPTGAGKSSIVRLLCRLYEPTRGRILIDGVDINQITQAELRRYLGVILQDGFLFAGDVKMNITLGEEYTEAEILQAARSTNIDRFIDQLPQGYNTQLRERGSNLSAGQKQLIAFARSVIRNPRILVLDEATASLDVGTEVLIQDALDRLIVDRTAIIIAHRLSTIRNVDRIFVLKQGTLIESGSHEELIDGGGLYASLYQLQMLGT from the coding sequence ATGACTAATGTTACAGAATCTCGCAGTCGAATTATAAAATCGTCACCTCCAGATAATGATTGGCGATTGCTGTTGCGACTAGTGCCCTATGCTCGCCGTAGCGGTAAATTATTTCTGATATCATTTGGCTTGTTAATTCCATTAGCCATCTCTAATGCCATTCAGCCCTTAATTATCGGTCAGGCAATTTCTAAAATTAGAAATGAGAAAACCTGGGATTTTGTTAATAATTTATCGATGTTGGATGGGTTAAATTTACTTACATTACTACTGATGGCGACAGTAGTTGTGAGATTAATTTTAACAGCAATTCAAGGATATACAGTCCAACGGATCGGCCAAAAAATTACTGCCGATATTCGTAACGATTTATTCGATCGAGTCACTTCGTTAGCCGTGCGATTTTTCGATCGGACGCCTGTGGGTAAATTAATTACCCGACTGACTAACGATGTCGAAGCATTGGGTGATGTTTTTACCACGGGAGCGATTGGGATTATCAGCGATCTCTTCTCGATCGTCGTAATGCTTTATTATATGTTTACGCTTCAGTGGCAAATCGCCGTGATGTTGTTAATCATGTTAGTGCCTGTCGGAGCAGTAGTCATTTATTTTCAGCAAGAATATCGCAAAGCTAACTATCGCGGTAGAGAAGAGTTATCTCAACTCAATTCGATGGTGCAGGAAAATGTCGTCGGTATTAATGTCGTGCAATTATTTAGGCGCGAAAAATACAATGCTGAATTATTTCGGACGGTGCGCGATCGATATATTAGAGAAATCGATAAAACTAACTTTCACGATTCGGCTGTATCGGCAACATTAGAGTGGATTTCGCTCGTCGCGATCGCAGCGGTGTTGTGGCTGGGTGGCTTAATGGTGCTGAATAAAACTTTGGACTTTGGGACGTTATCGGCATTTATTTTATATGCCCAAAGATTGTTTGAACCGCTGCGTCAGTTCGCGGAGAAATTTACAGCGATTCAATCGGGTTTTACGGCAGTAGAGCGCATCAACGATATTCTCGACGAACCGATCGAAATTCAAGATATCGCCGAAGCTCAAAGTTTGCACCTGACTCATGTCGATAGCGCGTCTCAGGGCGAAATTCGCTTCGAGCATGTGTGGTTTGCTTATAAAGATGATGAGTATGTCATTCGCGATCTGGATTTTACCATCAAGCCTGGTGAGAAGATTGCATTAGTCGGCCCGACTGGAGCGGGTAAAAGTTCGATCGTGCGGCTGCTATGCCGTTTGTACGAGCCAACTAGAGGACGGATTTTAATCGATGGGGTAGATATCAACCAAATTACTCAAGCCGAACTACGCCGCTATTTGGGCGTGATTTTACAAGACGGCTTTTTGTTTGCAGGTGATGTCAAAATGAATATTACCCTGGGCGAAGAGTATACTGAAGCCGAGATTCTTCAGGCGGCTCGATCGACTAATATCGATCGATTTATCGACCAATTACCTCAAGGCTATAATACGCAACTGCGCGAACGTGGCTCCAATCTCTCCGCCGGACAAAAACAGTTAATTGCCTTTGCCCGCTCGGTCATTCGCAATCCTCGGATTCTGGTACTAGATGAAGCTACAGCTAGTTTAGATGTCGGGACGGAAGTTCTAATTCAAGACGCACTCGATCGATTGATTGTCGATCGCACGGCAATTATTATTGCTCACCGTTTATCGACAATTCGCAATGTCGATCGGATTTTTGTCCTCAAGCAAGGCACATTAATCGAATCAGGCTCTCATGAAGAATTGATCGATGGAGGTGGCTTGTATGCTAGCTTGTATCAGTTGCAAATGTTGGGGACTTAG
- a CDS encoding photosystem II protein Y: MDFDFRLLIVLAPLAAAAGWAVFNILPAALRQIQELLRAKD, from the coding sequence ATGGACTTCGACTTTCGGCTTTTAATCGTCTTGGCCCCCTTGGCGGCGGCGGCGGGTTGGGCGGTATTTAATATTCTGCCAGCCGCGCTCAGACAAATTCAAGAATTGTTACGTGCCAAAGACTAG
- a CDS encoding YheT family hydrolase → MNPQYTPPWWLQSGLSMTLYTALRMSRNWEEYTIEPEPTYQEHIFSGDGDVPIFGIFAIPPNPKGTIVATYGITGTLDNQWFLRILGRKAYAQGYAVVLFDWRAHGKTAELSPQLTSDGLYEGEDFVRIARQSLQLGCPAPMWIMGYSLGGQLALWGVKAGRDVPEIAGGAVICPSLESDRSLTYLMAHPLGKYLERAIAKELRKLAGELHRYHPTEIDPAAIDRATTIWGFDRELVIPRLGFETVRDYYAATSPLYFLADLNKPVLIIYAADDPLFDPTLGPELYAIASKQPQIDLLLTPHGGHVGHISSQECQKLNIDRDPWWSWNRILEWIQ, encoded by the coding sequence TTGAATCCTCAATACACACCCCCTTGGTGGCTGCAATCCGGTCTATCGATGACGCTCTACACCGCACTGCGGATGAGCCGCAACTGGGAAGAATATACGATCGAGCCAGAGCCAACTTATCAGGAGCACATTTTTAGTGGCGATGGCGATGTGCCGATTTTTGGCATTTTCGCCATCCCCCCCAATCCTAAAGGGACGATCGTTGCGACCTACGGTATCACTGGTACATTAGATAATCAATGGTTTCTGCGGATTCTAGGGCGGAAAGCTTACGCCCAAGGTTACGCGGTCGTCTTATTTGACTGGCGCGCTCATGGCAAGACTGCCGAGTTATCGCCCCAACTGACTTCGGATGGTCTGTACGAGGGCGAAGATTTTGTGAGGATCGCCCGCCAATCGCTCCAGCTAGGCTGTCCGGCTCCAATGTGGATAATGGGGTATTCCTTGGGCGGTCAGTTGGCTCTGTGGGGCGTTAAAGCGGGTCGTGACGTGCCAGAAATTGCTGGCGGCGCAGTCATCTGTCCCAGTCTGGAATCCGATCGATCTTTAACGTATCTGATGGCACATCCGCTGGGCAAATATTTAGAACGTGCGATCGCCAAAGAACTACGAAAATTAGCTGGCGAGTTACATCGCTACCATCCTACCGAAATCGACCCCGCCGCGATCGATCGAGCGACGACAATTTGGGGATTCGATCGCGAATTAGTCATTCCTCGACTGGGTTTTGAGACTGTCCGAGATTATTATGCGGCAACTAGTCCGTTATATTTTTTAGCAGATCTTAACAAACCAGTATTGATTATTTATGCCGCTGACGATCCGCTGTTCGATCCCACTTTAGGGCCAGAACTGTACGCTATTGCCAGCAAACAACCCCAGATCGATCTCCTACTTACCCCCCACGGCGGACATGTCGGACATATCAGCAGCCAAGAGTGCCAAAAGTTAAATATCGATCGCGACCCCTGGTGGAGCTGGAATCGTATTTTAGAATGGATTCAGTAA
- a CDS encoding GAF domain-containing sensor histidine kinase, with protein MGILDTDTSSRSDRHKLTHPIPGNRPMLNSEQDLDINPDRQIARSRSLQSPPIVTELSIEQSQVPIFAEATAQVARLTDAPVAILTAIAGSGDRIASVYGLERLILPTKPNLISELAGLEYCHDRIFASQLSLSIVNFQQHPQLSQSSLCRRHELQSYLGVPIITAARDCLGTISILDFKPRQFSDRDIELLQLVSRLVASEFERKLLSQAQLERRLGNLHEQAKIGFDDPAVATEHNQSQVAKNAPQPAPASCLSDKKRASKLIPTTAANCRLEPPQAQTQIQSKLLAHLAQELRTPLTSVLGMASVLQQEIYGPLSSKQKDYLGIIHHSGRQLVTIVDEISQLGGCDATTRQLTLKSVDLEMLCQLAIQSLESIATKKQQQIKLDLADNYSLANSQPDESATPPIRVWLLDKDKVRQIVYYLCLSLIHVSGIDRHISIQFATMPDGVEIQIATDDPNAILPNADLSAQLTFDTSQSIEIDRHDLTDTKLGWDLRISLGLSLSHTLAASHGGKIQSLSDGCGYCLILPLIVN; from the coding sequence GTGGGAATTTTAGATACAGACACATCTTCCCGATCCGATCGTCATAAACTCACACATCCCATTCCGGGCAATCGTCCCATGCTCAATTCAGAACAAGATCTAGATATAAACCCAGATCGCCAGATAGCTAGATCTCGATCGTTACAGTCTCCACCGATCGTTACTGAATTAAGCATCGAGCAATCGCAGGTGCCGATCTTTGCCGAAGCTACCGCACAGGTGGCGCGCCTCACCGACGCACCCGTGGCGATCCTGACAGCGATCGCCGGATCTGGCGATCGAATTGCCTCTGTCTATGGCTTAGAGCGGTTAATATTACCTACTAAACCTAATTTGATCTCGGAATTAGCTGGATTAGAATACTGTCACGATCGCATCTTTGCCAGTCAACTCAGCCTAAGCATCGTCAATTTTCAACAACACCCACAATTGTCGCAGTCATCGCTGTGTCGGAGGCACGAGCTACAATCTTATCTCGGCGTACCGATTATTACTGCCGCTCGCGACTGCTTGGGTACGATCTCGATTTTAGATTTTAAACCACGCCAATTTAGCGATCGCGATATCGAGCTGCTGCAACTAGTCAGCCGCCTTGTAGCCAGTGAATTCGAGCGCAAATTATTGAGTCAAGCGCAACTAGAGCGGCGGTTGGGCAATCTCCACGAGCAAGCGAAAATCGGTTTTGACGATCCTGCTGTCGCCACAGAACACAATCAGAGCCAAGTTGCCAAAAATGCGCCCCAGCCTGCCCCAGCAAGCTGCCTGAGTGACAAAAAACGCGCTAGTAAGTTAATCCCCACTACAGCCGCCAATTGTCGCTTAGAGCCGCCACAAGCCCAAACGCAAATTCAGTCTAAATTGCTCGCTCATCTAGCTCAAGAGCTGCGGACGCCGCTGACATCCGTACTCGGTATGGCAAGTGTCTTACAACAAGAAATTTATGGCCCATTGAGTAGCAAGCAAAAAGATTATTTAGGCATCATCCATCATAGCGGTCGCCAATTAGTCACGATCGTCGATGAAATCTCACAACTAGGCGGATGTGACGCCACAACTCGCCAACTCACGCTCAAATCAGTCGATCTAGAGATGTTATGCCAACTAGCCATCCAAAGTCTCGAATCGATCGCTACCAAGAAACAGCAACAAATTAAACTCGATCTGGCTGACAATTACTCACTAGCTAACTCACAGCCAGATGAGAGCGCAACTCCACCAATCCGCGTCTGGTTGCTAGATAAAGATAAAGTCCGCCAGATCGTCTATTATCTTTGCCTGAGCCTGATTCACGTTAGCGGCATCGATCGACACATCTCGATCCAGTTCGCAACCATGCCCGATGGCGTCGAGATTCAGATCGCCACTGACGATCCTAATGCGATCCTCCCCAACGCCGATTTATCCGCACAGCTTACTTTCGATACCAGCCAATCGATCGAGATCGATCGTCACGATCTTACCGATACCAAACTCGGTTGGGATCTACGAATTAGTCTGGGTTTATCTTTAAGTCATACCCTCGCCGCATCCCATGGCGGTAAAATTCAATCCCTGAGCGATGGTTGCGGTTATTGTCTGATATTACCGCTAATTGTTAATTAA
- a CDS encoding DUF1517 domain-containing protein: MSLRDQFNKFTGKTQFVVSRIFIHLGGEEVSPLLGILNQAARQAIESDGDLTIVGEGLVEICQNLLQYDTYWRSAANEGDVFWDEGGAGDYANELFTDSAGRYLSEPDLSQPNNPNAQLTLNPTRNLILMLTVAFEGEESSIEADLSNMSALKIALKALINLHYQERLRAIYIHFSPARFGDELTDDQVLQNFPELIPL; the protein is encoded by the coding sequence ATGAGCTTACGCGACCAATTTAATAAATTTACAGGCAAAACCCAATTTGTCGTATCTAGAATTTTTATCCACCTCGGTGGTGAAGAAGTCTCGCCACTCCTGGGAATCTTAAACCAAGCTGCCAGACAAGCCATCGAATCGGATGGCGATTTGACCATCGTCGGCGAAGGATTGGTCGAAATCTGTCAAAACCTATTGCAATACGATACTTATTGGCGATCGGCAGCCAATGAAGGTGATGTATTCTGGGACGAAGGCGGAGCTGGCGACTATGCCAACGAATTATTTACCGATTCTGCTGGGCGGTATTTGAGCGAGCCAGATCTGAGCCAGCCTAATAATCCTAATGCTCAATTAACGCTCAATCCCACTCGCAATTTGATCTTGATGCTTACTGTTGCCTTTGAAGGCGAAGAATCCAGCATCGAAGCAGATTTGTCCAACATGTCCGCACTCAAGATTGCCCTCAAAGCTTTAATCAATCTGCATTATCAAGAACGCTTGCGTGCAATTTATATCCATTTTTCACCAGCACGATTTGGCGACGAACTCACCGACGACCAAGTTCTCCAGAATTTCCCAGAATTGATTCCATTGTAA
- the pgmB gene encoding beta-phosphoglucomutase produces the protein MDKLEREPHIAAVIFDLDGVIANTVYYHYLSWQQLADEEGIPFDKHTHDEGMLGLNREDALQYLLGNRTIDLSLIQQQLLLNRKNDYYLQLINELNYANLLPGIGNLLVELHAAGVKIALGSSSKNAELVLQRLKIRHFFDFLADGNSVLNLKPCPDVFLHAAESLRVAPTNCLVVEDAPAGIEAGLAAGMWVLGVGPYERLARSHLVLPTLAGIGWADIVAKVDYYHKSGR, from the coding sequence ATGGATAAACTGGAGCGCGAGCCACACATCGCAGCAGTCATCTTCGATCTTGATGGCGTTATCGCTAATACAGTCTACTATCACTACCTCTCATGGCAGCAATTAGCCGATGAAGAGGGAATTCCCTTCGATAAACACACCCACGATGAAGGAATGCTAGGACTCAATCGTGAAGATGCACTGCAATATCTTTTGGGCAATCGGACTATCGATCTGAGTCTAATTCAACAGCAACTATTATTAAATCGGAAAAACGATTACTACCTTCAACTAATTAACGAACTCAATTACGCTAATCTGCTGCCCGGTATCGGTAATTTGTTAGTAGAACTCCATGCCGCTGGTGTTAAAATCGCGCTCGGCTCATCGAGTAAAAATGCCGAACTAGTCTTGCAACGTCTGAAGATCCGGCATTTTTTCGATTTTTTAGCTGATGGTAATAGTGTCTTGAATCTCAAACCCTGTCCCGATGTCTTTCTCCACGCGGCTGAGTCGCTGAGAGTCGCTCCAACTAATTGTTTGGTTGTAGAAGATGCCCCCGCCGGAATTGAAGCAGGTTTGGCTGCTGGGATGTGGGTTTTAGGGGTCGGCCCCTACGAACGCTTGGCGCGATCGCATTTAGTCCTCCCGACTTTGGCAGGTATCGGCTGGGCGGATATTGTGGCTAAAGTGGATTACTACCACAAATCGGGAAGATAA
- a CDS encoding NAD(P)H-quinone oxidoreductase subunit O yields MAVKKGDSVRAIASSLANSLEAKASDARFPKYLFETNGEVLDLRGDYALVKFGQVPTPNIWLRLDQLEGV; encoded by the coding sequence ATGGCAGTCAAAAAAGGAGATTCCGTTCGCGCGATCGCTAGTTCCCTGGCAAATAGCCTCGAAGCAAAAGCTAGCGATGCCAGATTTCCCAAATATTTATTTGAAACCAATGGTGAGGTACTAGACCTACGTGGCGACTACGCGCTAGTAAAATTCGGACAAGTCCCCACCCCAAATATTTGGTTGCGACTCGACCAGTTGGAGGGGGTTTAG